The Blastocatellia bacterium genome contains the following window.
GCCTGTGATGAGTTCACCCCGCCGAACCGGCGCCACCGTTGTTGAAGCGCCTCCTATGTGGAGGATGACTGCATTCTCTTCGGTACTCGCCCCGGACCCTTCCTCGATCAATGTGCCGATGATGCTCGCCACATGTCCCGAGAATAGAGCCGAAGCGGGTTGTCGCAGAAATTCATCGGGCCGGAGAACCCCGGCGTCATTGCCCATGATGAGCAGGGGGGCTGTAATGTCACACCTCCGGAGGCTCTTTTCCACAAGCTCAACCAGACGCACGAGACGGGGCAGAAACCCAGCGATCAGGAGCGACCGCAGGAGAAGATTCTGCGCCTGATCGTTTCCCCCCGCGGGCTGACAAGCCGCCAGGTCGTGCAGCGCTAGAGCAGGCATTCCGAGAGCGACGGATGCCGCCACCACCTCTCGTTCCCGTCGAGACGTCGCAGCTTCATCGGCCACCACGAGGACGCGAGCCCCGCGTGATCGAAGGTCATACAACGTGTTACGGAGGACAGCTTCATGACCAACCTGCTCGGGGTCAAGTCGCAAACTGAGGAGCCTGATGGGATTGGAGAAGGAGTCACTGCTTGGGGCAGTGAATCTCTCCAGTGACCAAGGGGCGCCCACGATCACGAGTCCCACCGCCGGGCTCTCACTTTGGCCGATCGGGTAGGTGCCCCAGGTAGTCCCAAGCACGACGGTCTCGACATCCTGCGCCGCAAAAGACCCTGATCCCGCTGACTGCTGCAGGGCAGTATGCAGCCGCTCCGTTAGATCATCTCGACCGGCGCCCTCTGTCGGGGATTCTCTCCCTTCTGATCTTTGCGCGAACTGGCGGAGTCGGGCGGACATCTCGAGAGGTTTCAGGGGTGATGTCCCCGTCGCCAGAGTGCAAACAGAAACCACCTCTGTCGTGTCGCCGTCAACGGCCACGATCCGAATGTGAGCGACACCGACATCGAGCCCAATTCGGATCCTCCGTCGTCCCATAGAGGGTGTGGATCACTCGGCCCCTCAACCAATCCGCACAGACGCCAGGGATCAAGCCTCCCCCGGTACCCGCAATGCCACACAAATTACGCCGACATCCCGGCACGCCGTCGCCCAGAGGTTGCAAGGCCGAGCTTGGATCTCTGGAGAATCTATCATCTCGCCGACTCGATGATTCTCAATCTTCCGGCTGCTTTTTCCTCGTTCTCGGCGGGCTAGCAAATGATGCCTGCTCTTCACTGATGCCCGCTCGACGATTAACGACCCGCGCCAGCACAAAGAGAAGATCGGACAAACGATTGAGGTAGACGATCAACTCAGGATTGATCGCCTCTTCTTTTGAGAGCTTCACAACCTTCCGTTCGGCGCGCCGCGTCACGGCTCGGGCGAGATGCAAAAGAGCCCCCGCCGGAGCGCCTCCGGGGAGAACGAACTCCTTAAGGGGAGGAATTTGACGATTGAATTCGTCAATCGTGCGTTCGAGCCGGAGACTCTCCTCCCGGGTGATTCTGGGGGCATCGAGATTTAGGGGACTGGCCAGATCGGCTCCCACCGTGAAAAGCGTATTTTGGAGGGTCGCCAGGATGCCATCAATCTCTTTATCCTGCACGTGGCAGCGGACAAGTCCGAGCAGGGAATTCACCTCATCAATTTCACCATAGGCATCAACCCGAGGCGAATCCTTGCCGACGCGCTGACCTCCCACCAGGGATGTCTCGCCGCTATCGCCCGTTCGCGTGTAGACTTTTGTGATACGCATAAGAGTCTTCGCTCAGCCACGAATACCAGCAAACGGCACCGCTTCATACCAGCCGGATGACAAACAGAGGGAGAATATACGCGGGCTCCGGCGGCGGTGTCAAAGAGTCCCCGAATTAGCAAGGAACACACCCTGACAGCGGACGGGCGACGTAGTATAATCGTGCTGCTTCGCGGAGAAACCCTTGAAGGAGCGGGCCGATGAGTGAGGGGTGGTCGTGGCTTATCGCCCTCGCGCTGGCCGTCGGTGTGGTGGCACTGCTTGTGCGCGATTACCGGCGGAAGCAGACGCGCACGGACGAACAATACCAGGCGGACGTAAGGCGAGCGGGAGTTTCCTGGATCGGAGCGGCGGCCCTCAGTCTCCACAAACTTCTCCAGCCGGGCGTTGAGAAAGCAATCTCGTACGTGCAGGACGAGAGGGAAGGAATGACCGAGAACGATCATGATACCGGGCTCGACCCTCGCAACGGGCGGAGGTGACGCCATGAGTGCCAGCCGTGATCCAATTGTCGCGGGCGGCCGCAGTGAGATCAAAAAACTGACCTCACTGCTTCAGATCAGCCAGACACTCGGTCAGCCGCTGAATCTCCGGGCAGCGCTCGCGCGCGTCCTGGAAATCCTGGAGGAAAATCATGGTGTGGTCTCGGCGATTGTCGTCCTCCAGGATGAAAGGGATGAGCTTTTGAAGATCGAAAGCGCCATCGGTATCAGCCCTCAGGCGCGTCGCCGCAGCCAATACCAGGTGGGTGAGGGAATCATCGGGCGCGTCGTGGAAAGCGGCCGTCCCATTGTCGTGCCCAAGGCCAGTCAGGAGCCACTCTTTCTGAACCGCACCGGTATTCTCAAGGGCCCTCACGAGGAGCTCACCTTCATCTGTGTCCCCGTTTCCGTTGATCGGCAGACAGTGGGAGCACTGGGCGTCGCCCTCCGCTACAAGCGTGAGCGCGATTATGACCAGTCGGTTCAGTTTTTCAGCATCGTCGGCTCGATGATCGCTCAGGCGGTCAAAGTGAATCGCCTCATCGAGGCGGAAAAACAGCGCCTGCTCGATGAGAATCTCACACTCAAGATGGAGCTGCGCCAGCGCTACGACTTCAGCAACATCGTGGGGACGAGTCGTCCGATGCAGGATGTCTATGAGCAGGTCGCCCAGGTGGCCAAGACCAACACAACTGTCCTCATTCGAGGAGAGTCAGGAACAGGCAAGGAGCTTATCGCGCGGGCCATCCACTATAACTCCCTGCGGGCGGATAAGCCGTTCATCAAGGTGAGCTGCGCCGCCTTGCCCGAAAGTTTGATCGAAGCCGAGCTTTTCGGCTACGAAAAGGGAGCCTTCACCGGGGCCTACAGTCGCAAAAAGGGCCGCTTTGAACTCGCCGACCACGGCACGCTCTTTCTGGACGAAATCGGCGACCTCAGCCCCTCGACTCAGGTCAAGCTCTTGCGCGTCCTCCAGGAGCGCGAGTTCGAGCGCCTGGGGGGCACGGAAACCATCTCCGTAGACGTCCGACTCATCGCGGCGACCAACCGCGATCTGGAAGGGGCACTGCGTGACGGCACCTTCCGCGAAGACCTCTATTATCGGCTCAACGTCTTCACCATCTATCTTCCTCCCCTGCGCGAGCGGAAATCGGATATTCTGCTTCTGGCCGATCACTTCCTGGAGAAGTACGCGCGGCTCCATCGCAAGGACATTCGAAGGATCTCGACCCCCGCGATTGATATGCTCATGAGTTACCACTGGCCCGGGAATGTCCGTGAGCTGGAGAACATCATCGAGCGGGCCGTTCTCGTGTGTGAGGGAAATGTCATTCACAGTCATCACCTGCCGCCCACGCTCCAGACTGCCGAGGCCTCGGGAACCCTTCCGCGACGGTCCCTCGCGGAAGCGGTGCAGGCCTACGAGAAGGATCTCATCCTCGATGCGCTCAAAACCACACGCGGTAACATCACCCGAGCTGCGCGCCTCCTCAATACGACCAAGCGAATCCTCGGCTACAGGGTCAAAAGGCTCAAGATTGACGTCTCTCGTTTCAAGGAGTAGAGTCGGCGACGCTGTCCGAGCGACCGGAGGCAATGGTACGAATGGGTTGCCCCAGCGGACGATGACTCCCGGATGAGACCGGCGACTCACAATGGGACACCCGCCGCAGGCCTTCCTAACAAAAAGCTGGATGGGCGAGGTCGAAGGGCCACCGAGGGGACCGACAGTATGTGACAATTTTGTCCCTTTTCCTGAAATCTGTGACACTTTTGTTCCATTTCCCTTTCCCCTCGACCGCCGGCGGGTGTTCATGCGGTAGCGGTGAGACAATCCTTCCGCGGCAATCACTGGATGTTGGGGTTTGCCAGGAACCCGGCTCAATATCTGGTGGGGAAGCCTGATGCCCGAGACAGCCCATGTGAGAGTGACGGAGTTCCCCATGCCCCTTCGGTGAAGCGGAGGATTTCACGAGCAGGGGCCAACGGATGAATGGCAGGTAGTACGACCTCATTTCCCCGAGGGATGCACGCCGGGCACCGCTCTCTCCGCTGGCGAGACCGGAGCCGGACAAAAATGGGACATTTTTGTATCTTTCGAGTCTGTTTGGTACACTATTGTCGCATTCCATTCCGTTCGGCCTCTCCCCGATCCAGGCTTCGTTGGCGCCCTTTCCTCGCGTTCTCAATGGGTTACAGGAAAGATTGAAGTGCCTTGGTCTCGTGGAACACCGTTTGCAAAATGCCACTTCGGTCGAAATTGTCGGTCGTTTCTTATGACCGTGCGGCCGGCGCAACATGGAGAGACCCTGGGTGCAGCCGGGGATGATTTGTGGAAAAGGCGACTTTTGAGTCTGCGATGCAATACGAAAGCTTGTGCACCAATACTGGAGGAAGCCATGCCAGGCGAATACGGTGAGATCATGCGATTTCTCATGTACCATCGCGAACGGTACTCCACCGAGGAGGAATTCCGTCATTTCCTCGCGACGGAGATTCGGAAGCTTGTCCTTGACCTCCGGGATTTCGACATTATCATTTCGGTCCTACCGGAGTTCCTCAAACCCCGCTCGCTTGAGCAAGTTGGGGCGCCCGCTCCGGGACGGGCGGCGGTATAGGTGCGCTCAGCAGGGCGGTCAGGGCTGGTTGGGCCCGCGGGAATTCCGGGAGTGCTCGAAGTAGAAAAATCACAAACTGCTCAGGAGGTCGAATGACGCCTAAAGAAGTCCTGTCATTTGCCAAGGAACAGGGTGCCAAATTCGTTGACATGCGCTTTACCGATCTGCCCGGTCAATGGCAGCACATGATTTTTCCCATCGAGGAGCTGTCGGAGCGCTCCTTCGAGGAAGGGTTCGGGTTTGACGCCTCTTCGATTCGAGGCTGGGCGGCGATTCACGAAAGTGACATGCTCGTTGTGCCTGATCCCTCGCGGTGCTGGATTGACCCGTTTTTCAAGGAACCAACACTGGTGATGATCGGAACGGTGGTTGATCCAATCACCAAGCAGGAATATGAATTCGACCCTCGGGGGGTGGCACGACGGGCGGAAGCCTATCTCCGGTATACCGGGATCGCAGACGTGGCTTATTTTGGGCCGGAAGCCGAGTTTTTCATCTTCGACGATGTGGTCTACCACAACGATAGCTACACGGCCGAGTACTCCATTCACAGCGATGAGGCCGCCTGGAAGGAGAGCGGCAGCGGCTATCGCATTCGGCACAAGGAGGGATATGTGCCGACGCCCCCGCTCGATACGCTGGTGGACCTGCGTTCGGAGATCACCCTCCGGCTACGCCAGGTGGGAATCGAAGTGGAGTGTCACCATCACGAAGTGGCCACGGCGGGTCAGGGGGAGATTGACTTCCGTTACTCGAACCTGACGACGACTGCCGACAATGTGATGATCTTCAAGTACGTCGTCAAGAACACCGCTCGGGCCTGGGGCAAGGTGGCCACCTTCATGCCCAAGCCCATCTATGGCGACAACGGCAGCGGTATGCACTGCCATCAGTCGCTGTGGAAAGGGGGCAAGCCGCTCTTTGCCGGAGATGAATACGCCGGACTGTCGCGGGAGGCGCTCTATTACATCGGGGGACTACTCAAGCATGCGCCGGCACTTGCGGCACTGGTGGCGCCGACAACCAACAGTTATCGGCGCCTGGTGCCCGGTTATGAAGCTCCGGTGAACCTCGCCTACTCGCGTCGCAATCGAAGTGCCGCCGTGCGCATCCCGATGTACTCGCCGAGTCCAAAGGCGAAGCGACTGGAATTTCGCCCGCCGGACCCCAGCTGCAACCCGTATCTCGCCTTTGCCGCCATGCTCATGGCCGGTCTCGATGGAATCGAACAGCGGATTGATCCGGGCGAGCCGCTTGATCGGGATATTTACGACATGAGTCCGGAGGAGTTGAAGAACGTCCCGAGCCTGCCCGGTTCTCTCGAAGAGGCGTTGGCTGCTCTGGAACGGGACTACGACTTCTTGCTCAAGGGAGATGTTTTCACCGAGAGTCTCATCGAGCGCTGGATCCGTTATAAGCGTGAGCGGGAAGTGAATCAACTTCGACTCCGACCCCATCCTTACGAGTTCGCGCTTTATTTCGACGTGTAGATGATGGGGTCACTGGCCTGCTGATTGGCTGACTCGGCGACTCACCATCGGGGTGGGCTGGCGAGTCACGGTCCTTACACTCTCGGTGTCGGCGAAGGAGAGGCATTTTTCATCGAGTGAGGTCAGAAAAATGAACGCAACGGTGATGGGGGAAACAGAAGAGCAACGAATTGATCTCGAGCGCGACAGTTGCGGAGTTGGGTTTATCGCCGATCTTCAGGGGCGTCGCCGCCATGATATCTTGGAGATGGGCCTGACGGCTCTTTCCCGGATGCGTCATCGAGGGGCCGTCTCTGCTGATGCTGAAACGGGAGATGGAGCGGGTGTCCTCTTTCAATTGCCCTCGCAGTTTTTCCGGCGCGAGTTGCTGCGGCGGGGAGTGCGCTTGTCTCCAAAGGCGCGTGTCGCCGTCGGAATGGTCTTTCTGCCGGCATCCCCGGAGGATTACGAGGCGAGCAAACGCACGATTGAAGACGTGATTGCGCGAACCGGTAGGGCAGGCGCGTCCCTCCACGCCTCCTCGGTCTGCTCGGACACTTCTGGGTCTCCTCCCCGAAGTGTCCGGATTCCCCTGCAATGTCTCGGATGGCGACGGGTCCCTGTGGATCTGGAAGTGCTGGGTGAGGAGGCGCGGGCTGCTTGCCCGATCATCGAACAGGTGATCATTGCTCCCACCTCCCCCTGTTCGAGTGACGCGCTCGAACGGACTCTTTTTCTGGTCAGAAAAGAGATCGAGCATCGCCTGTCGGTTGCGGGACTTTCGGCGCACATCGTCTCACTGTCACATCGAACGATAGTCTACAAGGCATTGCTCGTGTCGTCCGATCTCCGAAGATTCTTCCCGGATCTTCAGAGGCTGGATTTCCGCACGCGATTTACCATCTTTCACGGCCGCTACAGCACCAACACGCGACCGAGCTGGAGGTTGGTTCAGCCGTTTCGCTTCCTGGCCCATAATGGGGAGATCAATACGCTCCAGGGAAATCGCCGGTGGGTCCAGGCGCGGACGGAGATGCTCGCCTCTGTGTGGGGCGGCGAAACGAAATGGCTTGTGCCCCTCCTTGACGAACGAGCGAGCGACTCAGCCAATTTAGACAACGTGCTGGAGCTGCTCTTTTTCTCAGGGCGCTCTTTGCTTCATGCGATGTCCATGCTGGTGCCGGAAGCCTACGGGCGCGACCCGGAAAAGGATCCTGCTATCGGTGCCTTCTACGAGTATCATGAATGTCTCATCGAACCTTGGGACGGACCGGCGGCCCTCTGCTTCACCGATGGGCGTATCGTTGGAGCTGCGCTCGACCGAAACGGACTCCGTCCCGCTCGCTACGTCATCACGAGTGATGGACTCATGGTCCTCGCGTCGGAAGTCGGCGTGCTGCCGTTAAGTGAGTCGCACATTGTTGAGAAAGGTCGCCTCGGTCCGGGCAGTATGGTTGCCCTCGATACGGCTTCCCGCCGCCTCTATCGAGATGAAGAGATCAAGCGGCGCCTGGCCCGACGACGCCCCTATCGGCACTGGCTGAAGCAGCACCTGATTGAGATTGATCGAGACGCCCCATCGGTGGAGTCTGACGCCCCATCCTTATCGAACCCGTTGAAAACCCTTCAACGAACCTTTGGCTACACGCGCGAGGATCTCGAACTCATCTTGAGCCAGATCGCAATCGAAGGCAAAGAGCCCATTGGTTCGATGGGAGATGACACGCCGTTGCCTGCGCTTTCACAGAAGCCGCGGCTCATTTACGACTATTTCAAGCAGCTTTTCGCTCAAGTGACGAATCCCCCTATTGATCCTCTGCGGGAGCGACTCGTCATGTCGCTCGATACATGGATCGGACCGCGATCCAACTGGCTCAAAGAGGAGCCCGAAGCCTGCCGGATGATTCGCTTCAGAAGCCCTATCTTGACGGGCAATCAGTTTCGCTGGCTGAAGGCGCAGCGAGGACTTCCTGTCGCAATTCTTCCCACCCGCTTCCCGGTGAGTCGAGCAGGAGAAGGGCTGCGTCAATCTATCGAGCGCTTATGCGCTCAGGCGGAAAAAGCGGTCGAGCAGGGCGCGGGCATACTCATTCTCAGCGACCGCAACGTGTCAGGGCGATGGGCTCCCATCCCGATGTTGCTGGCCGTCGGTGCCGTGCATCAGCACCTTCTCCGAAGTGGAAAACGAATGCGCGTCGGCCTCGTCGCCGAAGTGGGTGATGCCCGCCAGGATCATCATTTCGCCTGTTTGATCGGATATGGAGCAAGCGCCGTTTACCCCTATTTGGCCTACGAGTCTGTGGCCGCGTTGGCCGAAGAGAAGGCAATGATAGACCGCCACCATGCCGTCATTACCTATCGGCAGGTCATAGGGAAGGGTTTGCTCAAGATCATGTCAAAGATGGGGATCTCGGTTCTCTCAAGCTATCACGGCGCTCAGTTGTTTGAAGCCGTCGGATTGGCGCCGGAGGTGATCTCCCGCTGCTTCTCGGGTACACCGTCACGAATCGGAGGGGTTGGCTGGGAGGGAATCGCGGCAGATGTGCTTCAGTTCCACCAGAGGGCGTTCGGAAAGGAGGACGTTTTCTTCCAGCCGGGGTATCACTCGAACACGACGAAAATAATGGCGCCTCGGGGTGCTCATGTCATTGCACGTTCAGAGGGAACAACCTCTCTTGACGATTACGGCTTCTATCGTTTTCGGAAAAACGGCGAATATCATGCGTTCAATCCGGGGGTGATCCGAACGTTGCATCGCGTTGCCCAGAGCAACGGGGATCAAGGGCGAGGACCGGCTCCGACTGAACTGTATCACGCCTATCGCGCAGCCGTTGAAGATCGTCCTCCCCTCGCCCTGCGGGATTTTCTCACTTTTGATTCGCCCCGACGACCCATTTCGATCAGTGAAGTGGAGCCGGTCGGTGAGATCGTGAAGCGGTTTTCCACCTCCGGGATGTCGCACGGGGCGCTCAGCCGGGAAGCACACGAAGCACTGGCCATCGCTATGAATCGGCTGGGTGCCCGGTCCAATAGCGGCGAGGGGGGCGAGGATCCCTCCCGTTACCGACGTCCACGGGATGGGGACTGGGCGGGCAACGCCATCAAACAGGTCGCATCGGCGCGATTTGGTGTGACACCGGCCTATCTCGTCTCGGCTGATGAGCTGGAGATCAAAATCGCGCAAGGATCAAAGCCGGGCGAGGGAGGACAGCTTCCCGGTCATAAAGTGACGGTGGAGATTGCCCGTCTTCGTCACGCGACGCCTGGCATAGCGCTCATCTCGCCACCCCCACATCACGATATTTATTCGATTGAGGACCTGGCCGAGCTAATTTATGACCTCCGCCAGATCAACCCTCGCGCCCGCATTGCCGTCAAGCTTGTGGCCGAAGCGGGTATCGGGACGATTGCCGCCGGCGTCGTCAAAGCCGGGGCCGATGTGGTTCACATTAGCGGGCATGATGGGGGGACCGGAGCATCGCCTCTCAGTTCGATCAAGTACGCCGGGATTCCCTGGGAGCTGGGCCTTCGTGAGGTCCAGGCGGCGCTCATGGCCAATGCTCTCCGGGGCCGGGTCGTCCTCCGCGTGGACGGAGGGTTGAAGACAGGTCGGGATGTCGTCCTCGCGGCCATGCTGGGCGCCGATGAATTTGGCTTCGGGACGGCAGCTCTCATTGCTCTGGGTTGTGTCATGGCTCGTCAGTGTCATCTTAATACCTGTCCGGTCGGAATCGCCACCCAGCGCGAGGACCTGCGCGCCCGCTTTCGCGGAAAGCCGGAACATGTTGTGCGCTTCTTTCTCTCTGTGGCCGAGCAGGTGCGAGAGATCCTCGCTCATCTCGGGTTTCGCCGCTTCGAGGAGATCATCGGGCGGAGCGACCTCGTCAAGCTTCGTGCACCCGATGGCTTCGTACTGGACGATGCTGAAAACCACACCCCTACTCGGGGAACCCTCTACCCGGGGAAAAAGAAGCAGCCCTCAGTAGTGGTCGGAGGAGCAAAAAGCGCCCGACTTGACCTGAGCATCCTCGTCGAAGCGGATTCTGCAACAGGATCGCGTGCTCGGAGATTTCTTCAGACGGCTCGCCGACAACATCCCGTACTCGATGATGTCATCCTTGGCGAGATCGCACCGTCGCTCGAGAGGGGGCAAGATGTTCATCTTTCTTTCCACATCAGCAATACCGACCGGGCCGTGGGAGCGAGGCTCGCCGGAGAGATCGTTCGGCGGTACGGTGATAAAGGACTCTCCAGGCAATCCATTGAGATCACATTTCGCGGAACGGCGGGTCAGAGCTTTGGGGCTTTCTGCGTCTCCGGGTTGCGGCTTCTTCTTTTCGGGGATGCCAACGATTATGTGGGGAAAGGGATGGCCGGGGGAGAGATTGTGATTCGTCCGTCCGAGGCGGCTCGCTTCACCTGGCACGAAAATGTCATCGTGGGGAACACAGTCCTGTATGGTGCAACTGGAGGTCGGCTGTTTGCCGCCGGTCGCGCCGGAGAGCGGTTTGCCGTACGAAATAGCGGGGCCGTTGCCGTTGTCGAAGGCGTGGGAGATCACGGCTGTGAGTATATGACCGGTGGCGCGGTGGTTGTTCTGGGCGACGTAGGGTTCAACTTCGCTGCGGGTATGACCGGAGGCATCGCCATTGTGCTGGATGAGACCGAGCGCCTCATTCACCGGGTCAATCACGACCTCGTTTCACTGGCTCCCCTGGAAACGGCCGATGAACAGTGGCTGCGGGCCCTGCTCGTGAGCTACTGGGAAGCGACCTCGAGCCCTCGCGCCCGCATGCTGCTTGACTCCTGGAGCCACTGGGTCACGGCCTTCAGGAAGATCCTGCCCAAGTCGCCGGGAGAAATGGCTCTGCCTCCCCACGATCGGTTGCAAGACGACAGGAGATGGGATTTCTCTGATCTCAGTTATCGTTCAGGGGAAAGCCCCGTCGTCACCTATGGCTCGATCAATACGACGGAACTCGCACGATCCGGCAGACACCTATAACTTCCCCCGAATTGTTGACAAACCGGCGTCTGTTCATCGCGCTCCAGATCGCACGGAAAGGAGACCCTCCCATCATCTTCGAGCGGGGATTCCGTTAACATGGACGTTACACGGCCCTGATAGTCTTCTCTGTCACATGCGGCAGGAGTGATTGCCTGGAGCGGTCGGTCAGCCTCTTCGAGAGGCTTCTGCCGAAAAATTATGATGAACTCAAGGGGATCCACGGAGGTAAGAAGTGAAAGCGAAATCGAATGCAACGAGGCACTATCTTCTGGCCAGCGATTTTGATAAGACGCTGAGCTTCAACGATTCCGGCCATGTCTTGAGCGAGTTGCTGAACTTATCGGGGTTCGAGCAGAAGGTTGCATCGCTGGCGCGGATCAACCTGGTTCAGCAAGGGGGTGAGTTGGCATATCTCCTCCTGCATGACCCCGATTATCGGGGAGTGCGACGCGAACACCTGGTGGAAGTCGGTAAGCGAATTCGGCTCAAGAAGAACATCTCTCTCCTCGCGCGCTTCCTCGAAGGTGGCATCGAAGGGCATCGCTTCTCCTTTTATGTGATCTCGGCAGCTCCTGAGGATGTCATCCGATCGGCGCTCGAGGGGATCGTCCCCGCCGATCACATCTACGGGACTCAGTTCGAGTATGATCCCTCGACGGGGGAGATCCGTTCTATTCTTCGGGTCCCGGCGGGATACGGAAAGGTGGCTGTTCTCGATGATCTCCAATCGCGGTTGCAGGTGAGCCATCACCATATCATCTATGTCGGCGATGGTGTGTCGGACGTGCATGTCATGCTCCACGTCAATCAGCGAGAAGGGTACACAATCGCCGTGTCGGAGGCGCGGTACATTGCCCATATCGCCAAACGAACGATTCTGAGCGATGATGCCTTCAGCATTGTCGTGCCCATTTTAGAGGATATTGCTGGCTGGCCGGCCGATCGCATCCGAGCCTTATTTGAATCACAGGGGTTGCTCATTCAGGAGTGGGGGAAGGTTCGCACCGACTGGCTGACGATCCGGGAGTCTCCTGGTCCCGCATTGCTGAATCAGGGCATCCCCGAAGGTTATGATGGTCGCAACAGTCGGGATCTCGCGGGTTGACCCCCTTCGATTTTGTTCGACATTGACGGCTGGGTTCGGTCGTTGAGGGAAGCAAAATCTACATCCGTCGCACCCCGACAGGAGTGGCAGCAGGGCGGTACGGTTACCTTTTCCTCCGGTCGTTCGACGGAGACGACCCTCGAACCACAGGGCGACGACCCGACCGGGGCCTCTAAAGGATCCAGCCCTTTTGGCGCCCCTGCGCTCGG
Protein-coding sequences here:
- a CDS encoding hydantoinase/oxoprolinase family protein, with product MGRRRIRIGLDVGVAHIRIVAVDGDTTEVVSVCTLATGTSPLKPLEMSARLRQFAQRSEGRESPTEGAGRDDLTERLHTALQQSAGSGSFAAQDVETVVLGTTWGTYPIGQSESPAVGLVIVGAPWSLERFTAPSSDSFSNPIRLLSLRLDPEQVGHEAVLRNTLYDLRSRGARVLVVADEAATSRREREVVAASVALGMPALALHDLAACQPAGGNDQAQNLLLRSLLIAGFLPRLVRLVELVEKSLRRCDITAPLLIMGNDAGVLRPDEFLRQPASALFSGHVASIIGTLIEEGSGASTEENAVILHIGGASTTVAPVRRGELITG
- a CDS encoding cob(I)yrinic acid a,c-diamide adenosyltransferase; its protein translation is MRITKVYTRTGDSGETSLVGGQRVGKDSPRVDAYGEIDEVNSLLGLVRCHVQDKEIDGILATLQNTLFTVGADLASPLNLDAPRITREESLRLERTIDEFNRQIPPLKEFVLPGGAPAGALLHLARAVTRRAERKVVKLSKEEAINPELIVYLNRLSDLLFVLARVVNRRAGISEEQASFASPPRTRKKQPED
- a CDS encoding sigma 54-interacting transcriptional regulator yields the protein MSASRDPIVAGGRSEIKKLTSLLQISQTLGQPLNLRAALARVLEILEENHGVVSAIVVLQDERDELLKIESAIGISPQARRRSQYQVGEGIIGRVVESGRPIVVPKASQEPLFLNRTGILKGPHEELTFICVPVSVDRQTVGALGVALRYKRERDYDQSVQFFSIVGSMIAQAVKVNRLIEAEKQRLLDENLTLKMELRQRYDFSNIVGTSRPMQDVYEQVAQVAKTNTTVLIRGESGTGKELIARAIHYNSLRADKPFIKVSCAALPESLIEAELFGYEKGAFTGAYSRKKGRFELADHGTLFLDEIGDLSPSTQVKLLRVLQEREFERLGGTETISVDVRLIAATNRDLEGALRDGTFREDLYYRLNVFTIYLPPLRERKSDILLLADHFLEKYARLHRKDIRRISTPAIDMLMSYHWPGNVRELENIIERAVLVCEGNVIHSHHLPPTLQTAEASGTLPRRSLAEAVQAYEKDLILDALKTTRGNITRAARLLNTTKRILGYRVKRLKIDVSRFKE
- the glnA gene encoding type I glutamate--ammonia ligase, which gives rise to MTPKEVLSFAKEQGAKFVDMRFTDLPGQWQHMIFPIEELSERSFEEGFGFDASSIRGWAAIHESDMLVVPDPSRCWIDPFFKEPTLVMIGTVVDPITKQEYEFDPRGVARRAEAYLRYTGIADVAYFGPEAEFFIFDDVVYHNDSYTAEYSIHSDEAAWKESGSGYRIRHKEGYVPTPPLDTLVDLRSEITLRLRQVGIEVECHHHEVATAGQGEIDFRYSNLTTTADNVMIFKYVVKNTARAWGKVATFMPKPIYGDNGSGMHCHQSLWKGGKPLFAGDEYAGLSREALYYIGGLLKHAPALAALVAPTTNSYRRLVPGYEAPVNLAYSRRNRSAAVRIPMYSPSPKAKRLEFRPPDPSCNPYLAFAAMLMAGLDGIEQRIDPGEPLDRDIYDMSPEELKNVPSLPGSLEEALAALERDYDFLLKGDVFTESLIERWIRYKREREVNQLRLRPHPYEFALYFDV